In one Drosophila pseudoobscura strain MV-25-SWS-2005 chromosome X, UCI_Dpse_MV25, whole genome shotgun sequence genomic region, the following are encoded:
- the l(1)G0196 gene encoding inositol hexakisphosphate and diphosphoinositol-pentakisphosphate kinase isoform X16 encodes MEWTWFKDWWRLKKLRSRHQRHKKKLEAAAAAGAAVSTAAVLPGSDPGAGGESLSQEDRRTKRRHSLDAITGADLAHAQRRGRVRDRLRRNRLLQCQRRSQSAGVHAKQLDNGKDTAEDDDDGEYGPFNVSDYEDYGPSHGSDGESDDFCYCDICLNGDTDFGESNDGMDSDTSTSSSNSKQVMVGICAMAKKTQSKPMKEILTRLGEFEFIKLVTFEENVILREPVQNWPTCDCLVSFHSKGFPLEKAIEYAQLRNPFVLNNLHMQYDIQDRRRVYAILEKEGIEIPRYAVLDRDSPDPKHHELIESEDHVEVNGITFNKPFVEKPVSAEDHNIYIYYPTSAGGGSQRLFRKIGSRSSVYSPESRVRKTGSFIYEDFMPTDVYFSGTDVKVYTVGPDYAHAEARKSPALDGKVERDSEGKEIRYPVILNHSEKLISRKVCLAFKQTVCGFDLLRANGKSYVCDVNGFSFVKNSNKYYDDCAKILGNMILRELTPTLHIPWSVPFQLDDPPIVPTTFGKMMELRCVVAVIRHGDRTPKQKMKVEVRHPKFFEIFEKYDGYKLGHVKLKRPKQLQEILDIARFLLSEIHTKAHAEIEEKESKLEQLKNVLEMYGHFSGINRKVQMKYQPKGRPRGSSSDDSKSLVVSNPKRGLVLKPGEANLPAESPAEPSLVLILKWGGELTPAGRIQAEELGRIFRCMYPGGQGRSDYSGTQGLGLLRLHSTFRHDLKIYASDEGRVQMTAAAFAKGLLALEGELTPILVQMVKSANTNGLLDNDCDSSKYQNRAKGRLHELMQNDREFTKEDREHINPCNSKSITQALDFVKNPVDCCHHVHLLIRELLHIISIKKDDPKTKDAILYHGETWDLMRCRWEKIEKDFSTKSKLFDISKIPDIYDCIKYDLQHNQHTLQYDQAEELYIYAKNLADIVIPQEYGLTPQEKLAIGQGICSPLLRKIKGDLQRNIDEVEDEFMNRLNPHYSHGVASPQRHVRTRLYFTSESHVHSLLTVLRYGGLLNVVTDEQWRRAMDYISMVSELNYMSQIVIMLYEDPTKDPTSEERFHVELHFSPGVNCCVQKNLPPGPGFRPHSHGDNACNVSMQSSDEANPARIEEENDNSGEEQNTKKAGSCEEHISASGSSSNIFNAGFNRLELRTKHLKSKPIPIGSHHTVSGHEAMDLAKRLNEELASQQHQLSHQQQQQQQQQQQQQQQQQQQQQQQQLRPISPDMRAVSPDCEPRSRSFEQRPTAGNCCKETAPYSSFGEIDHARVGTGEGASKGGNRTAFQIRVTDSLSFFKIDSSTNELPLSDIDFSLNPGTPQCGPASHKRLHVLTMRRMESCDEPDDLKAGREVPQHLQHLPQISPLATNERPLSCNCTSSSPLALHSQAHSHSKSLMDLGQAVGSTEVAHSPATGTERADAIEVGGSSFDDDFQLSSSAPACLMTVPYGRRLPAPAALSPMSHATTSPTASTLRLCKDMDETHSKAPAAASAAASSGHRRATSHSCGQLSVLPSSAPVLQENPLRFLVCSVPAPPGGCFVSCFESIAENVSPNLNPTTTPTPTPDPEPPNKTTIVPNERPSEQQPQIQPQPLVVYNLPTLLVTATASRTELKPITTPTITPTLAITTTTNRTTTTIATLFNNNTATMSSNQTFTNQFKSIDPSSSDAHQHQHQHEYAISSIPTSTTILPIPKSTSTTITPIINQPIIQHNDTNTNTNNNTTTNTDTNTTTTTTTPSCCTNTIATDSTVSVSVSASASSANSSTSSRRQRHSIAGQMSYMKMLGFGGFSKKMATSANSLFSTAVISGSSSAPNLRDMIPVSSSGFGDVPPIRPLETLHNALSLRKLDCFLQDMILAQIFKTPTGSPPRVLDHGTMPAVSSMTLAAHVDVAASVGQGIVGAGDIPSTPTGVMVKVDHSPLSVTFQGGCSESGSINGLSERHQENKLLSELAMEELNKIQDADDRRQCRTFLAAKKELD; translated from the exons ATGGAATGGACCTGGTTCAAGGACTGGTGGCGCCTCAAAAAGCTACGATCGCGTCACCAGCGCCACAAGAAGAAACtcgaagcagcagcggcggcgggcGCCGCAGTTAGCACAGCCGCCGTCTTGCCCGGATCAGATCCAGGGGCGGGTGGCGAGAGCCTGAGTCAAGAAGATCGCCGGACCAAACGCCGTCATAGCCTGGATGCAATCACAGGGGCGGACTTAGCGCATGCGCAGCGACGCGGTCGTGTCCGGGATCGACTGCGCCGCAATCGCTTGCTGCAGTGTCAGCGGAGAAGCCAAAGCGCAGGCGTCCACGCCAAGCAGCTGGACAATGGCAAGGATACGGCtgaggatgacgatgacggGGAATACGGACCCTTTAACGTCAGCGATTACGAGGACTATGGACCGAGTCATGGCAGCGATGGCGAGAGCGACGACTTCTGCTACTGCGACATCTGCCTGAAT GGCGACACGGACTTCGGGGAAAGCAATGACGGCATGGACTCCGACACAAGCACCtcctccagcaacagcaagcagGTGATGGTCGGCATCTGTGCAATGGCCAAGAAGACGCAGTCGAAGCCGATGAAGGAGATCCTCACGCGGCTCGGCGAGTTCGAGTTCATCAAGCTGGTCACGTTCGAGGAGAACGTGATACTGCGCGAACCTGTCCAGAACTGGCCCACCTGTGACTGCCTGGTCTCGTTCCACTCGAAGGGATTCCCCCTGGAGAAGGCCATCGAGTACGCCCAGCTGCGTAATCCGTTTGTCCTCAATAACCTTCACATGCAGTACGACATCCAGGACAGGCGGCGGGTCTATGCCATACTCGAGAAGGAGGGCATCGAGATACCACGCTATGCGGTCCTCGATCGCGACTCTCCCGATCCCAAGC ATCACGAGCTGATAGAATCTGAGGACCACGTGGAGGTCAATGGCATCACCTTCAATAAGCCGTTCGTAGAGAAGCCAGTCTCGGCGGAGGACCACAACATCTACATCTACTACCCGACGTCGGCGGGGGGTGGAAGTCAGCGTTTGTTTCGTAAGATCGGCAGTAGGAGCAGTGTCTATTCGCCGGAGTCGCGGGTACGCAAGACGGGCTCATTTATCTACGAGGACTTCATGCCCACCGATG TGTACTTTTCAGGCACCGACGTGAAGGTCTACACCGTGGGACCGGATTACGCGCATGCAGAGGCCCGTAAGAGTCCTGCGCTAGACGGCAAGGTGGAGCGTGACAGCGAGGGCAAGGAGATCCGCTACCCTGTGATCCTCAATCACTCCGAGAAGCTAATTTCCCGCAAGGTATGTCTGGCCTTCAAGCAGACGGTCTGCGGCTTCGATCTCCTGCGGGCAAATGGCAAGAGCTACGTATGCGATGTGAACGGCTTCAGTTTCGTGAAGAACTCAAACAAATACTACGATGACTGCGCCAAGATCCTGGGCAATATGATCCTCAGGGAATTGACGCCCACGCTGCACATTCCCTGGTCGGTGCCCTTCCAACTGGATGATCCGCCCATCGTCCCCACCACCTTTGGCAAGATGATGGAGCTGCGTTGCGTGGTGGCCGTGATCCGGCATGGGGATCGCACGCCCAAGCAAAAGATGAAAGTCGAAGTGCGGCATCCAAA GTTCTTTGAGATTTTCGAGAAGTACGATGGCTACAAGCTGGGCCATGTGAAGCTGAAGCGGCCCAAGCAGCTGCAGGAGATCCTCGACATAGCCCGCTTCTTGCTCAGCGAGATACACACCAAGGCACACGCGGAGAtcgaggagaaggagagcaaGCTGGAGCAGCTGAAGAACGTCCTGGAGATGTACGGCCACTTCTCGGGCATCAATCGAAAGGTGCAGATGAAGTACCAGCCCAAGGGACGACCCCGCGGATCGAGCTCCGACGACAGTAAGTCTCTTGTAGTCTCCAATCCTAAACGCGGTCTTGTGCTGAAGCCCGGCGAAGCCAATCTTCCAGCGGAATCCCCTGCAGAACCGTCCCTGGTACTCATCCTCAAGTGGGGTGGCGAGCTAACGCCGGCCGGACGCATCCAGGCCGAGGAACTGGGCCGCATTTTCCGCTGCATGTATCCAGGAGGTCAGGGACGATCCGATTACTCGGGCACCCAGGGATTGGGTCTACTACG CCTGCACTCCACCTTTCGGCATGACCTGAAGATCTATGCCTCGGACGAGGGTCGTGTCCAGATGACAGCGGCTGCCTTTGCCAAGGGTCTGCTGGCCCTCGAGGGAGAGCTGACTCCCATTCTGGTGCAGATGGTTAAGAGCGCCAACACGAATGGGCTGTTGGACAACGATTGCGACTCCAGTAAATATCAAAATCG GGCCAAGGGTCGTCTACACGAGCTAATGCAAAACGACCGCGAGTTTACAAAGGAGGATCGCGAGCATATCAATCCGTGCAACAGCAAATCGATTACTCAGGCCCTGGACTTTGTGAAGAATCCAGTAGACTGCTGTCACCATGTGCACCTGCTGATCCGCGAGCTGCTGCACATAATCAGCATTAAGAAAGACGATCCCAAGACCAAGGACGCCATACTGTACCATGGCGAAACCTGGGACCTGATGCGGTGCCGCTGGGAGAAGATCGAGAAGGACTTCAGTACGAAATCAAAGCTCTTTGATATCTCCAAGATACCAGACATCTACGACTGCATCAAATATGATCTGCAGCACAACCAGCACACGCTGCAGTACGACCAGGCCGAAGAGCTCTATATCTATGCCAAGAACCTGGCCGACATTGTCATACCGCAGGAGTACGGTCTGACGCCACAGGAGAAGCTGGCCATTGGGCAGGGTATCTGCTCGCCGCTGCTGCGCAAGATCAAAGGTGATCTGCAGCGGAACATCGATGAGGTCGAGGACGAGTTTATGAACCGTCTGAACCCACACTACAGCCACGGCGTGGCCAGTCCCCAGCGTCACGTCCGCACCCGGCTGTACTTCACCAGCGAGTCCCATGTCCACTCCCTGCTCACCGTACTCCGGTACGGTGGCCTTCTTAACGTGGTCACCGACGAGCAGTGGCGGCGCGCCATGGACTACATCTCCATGGTGTCCGAGCTGAATTACATGTCCCAGATCGTCATCATGCTGTACGAGGatcccaccaaggatcccacCTCCGAGGAGCGTTTCCACGTCGAGCTCCACTTTAGTCCGGGCGTCAACTGTTGCGTCCAAAAGAACCTGCCGCCAGGGCCCGGGTTCCGGCCCCACTCCCACGGCGACAATGCCTGCAACGTGAGCATGCAGTCCTCGGACGAGGCGAATCCTGCCCGAATCGAGGAGGAGAACGACAACTCCGGCGAGGAGCAGAACACCAAAAAGGCAGGG AGCTGCGAGGAGCACATCTCCGCTTCTGGCTCCAGCAGCAATATTTTCAATGCCGGCTTCAACCGGCTGGAGCTGCGCACCAAACATCTCAAGTCGAAGCCCATTCCTATCGGCTCGCACCACACGGTAAGCGGGCACGAGGCGATGGATCTGGCGAAGCGGCTCAACGAGGAGCTCGCCtcccagcagcaccagctctcccatcagcagcaacagcaacagcaacagcagcagcagcagcagcagcaacagcagcagcagcagcagcagcagcaattgcGCCCCATCAGCCCCGATATGCGGGCAGTTAGTCCGGACTGCGAGCCGCGATCCCGCAGCTTCGAGCAGCGTCCCACCGCCGGAAACTGTTGCAAGGAGACGG CTCCTTACTCGAGCTTCGGAGAGATAGATCATGCCCGAGTCGGCACCGGAGAAGGGGCTTCCAAGGGGGGCAATCGCACGGCCTTCCAGATCCGCGTCACGGACAGTCTGTCCTTTTTTAAGATCGACTCGTCCACGAACGAGCTTCCCCTGTCCGACATTGATTTCTCTTTGAACCCGGGTACACCCCAGTGCGGCCCGGCTTCGCACAAGCGACTCCACGTACTGACCATGCGCCGCATGGAGAGCTGCGATGAGCCGGATGACCTGAAGGCGGGTCGCGAGGTGCCCCAGCACCTGCAGCACCTGCCCCAGATCTCGCCGCTGGCCACAAACGAACGACCGCTTAGCTGCAATTGCACCAGCTCCTCGCCCCTGGCGCTCCATTCCCAGGCCCACTCACACTCAAAGAGTCTGATGGATCTCGGCCAGGCTGTGGGCAGCACCGAGGTGGCACACAGCCCGGCGACGGGCACCGAGCGAGCAGATGCCATCGAAGTCGGTGGCAGCAGCTTCGACGATGACTTCCAGCTCTCTAGCTCGGCTCCGGCTTGCCTGATGACCGTCCCATACGGGCGGCGACTTCCTGCTCCGGCAGCTCTCTCGCCCATGAGCCATGCCACCACCTCGCCCACCGCCTCTACACTGAGGCTGTGCAAGGACATGGACGAGACCCATTCAAAGGCACCAGCTGCCGCTAGTGCTGCCGCCAGTTCTGGCCACCGCAGGGCCACCAGCCACTCGTGTGGCCAGCTCTCGGTGTTGCCCAGCTCGGCGCCAGTTCTCCAGGAGAATCCCCTTCGCTTTTTGGTCTGCTCGGTGCCAGCTCCGCCTGGCGGGTGTTTTGTGAGCTGCTTCGAATCCATAGCCGAGAATGTCAGTCCCAATCTGAATCCAAcaaccacacccacacccacacccgaTCCCGAACCACCAAATAAAACCACTATTGTACCCAATGAAAGACCGTCagaacaacagccacagatacagccacagcctctgGTGGTCTACAATCTGCCCACTTTGCTTGTTACTGCCACAGCAAGCCGAACAGAACTTAAACCAATAACTACACCGACAATTACACCAACTCTAGctataacaacaacaacaaacagaacaacaacaacaatagcaactTTGTTCAATAATAATACAGCAACAATGTCTTCTAATCAAACATTTACTAACCAATTCAAATCGATCGATCCTTCCTCCTCTGAcgcacaccaacaccaacaccaacatgAATACGCAATCTCATCAATACCAACGTCAACAACAATTCTACCAATACCAAAATCAACTTCAACGACAATCACACCAATCATCAATCAACCGATCATTCAACATAATGACACTAACACCAACACCAATaacaacaccaccaccaacactGATACAAACACAACAACTACCACGACCACCCCGTCTTGTTGTACCAATACCATCGCCACAGATAGCACAGTTTCGGTGTCGGTATCGGCCTCGGCCTCATCGGCCAACTCGTCAACATCATCGCGTCGCCAAAGACACAGTATTGCCGGCCAGATGTCCTATATGAAAATGTTGGGTTTCGGTGGTTTTAGCAAAAAGATGGCCACCAGCGCTAATAGCCTTTTCAGCACGGCAGTGATAAGCGGTAGCTCATCTGCCCCCAATCTGCGGGACATGATACCGGTCTCGTCTTCCG GATTTGGCGATGTACCACCAATACGGCCCCTCGAAACGCTCCACAATGCTCTGTCGCTGCGCAAGCTGGACTGTTTCCTGCAGGACATGATCCTGGCGCAGATATTCAAGACACCAACGGGCTCTCCGCCGCGCGTCCTCGACCACGGCACTATGCCGGCCGTCTCTTCAATGACGCTCGCTGCACATGTGGATGTCGCCGCTTCAGTCGGTCAAGGCATTGTCGGCGCTGGGGACATCCCGAGCACGCCGACGGGGGTGATGGTGAAAGTGGATCACTCGCCCCTCAGTGTGACCTTCCAAGGAGGCTGTAGCGAATCGGGCTCGATTAACGGGCTCTCGGAACGACACCAGGAGAATAAGCTTCTCTCAGAATTGGCGATGGAAGAGCTAAATAAAATCCAGGATGCGGATGATCGGAGGCAGTGCCGAACCTTTTTGGCCGCCAAAAAAGAGC TGGATTGA